The Candidatus Thermoplasmatota archaeon genomic sequence CTCGTCGGGCGCGCGCTGCAACGTCGACTGCGGATGCGTCGGCGGCGCGCTTTCGGAGCCCGAATGGCGCGCGCATCTTGCGGCCGCAGGCTTCGAGGACGTCGAGGTCGACCCTCTCGGACCCTTCGGCGATGCCGACGGCGTGGGGCGGGCGATGATCCGGGCGACGAAGCCCGCGTCGTAAGCGCCCGTATCCTAACCCCTGCAGGGACCAAGGGCCGGGCGCTGAAGGCGGTCGGACAACGGTTCAGGCCTAAACAGTTCAGGCCATCGCTTCCGCGTCGACCGCGCGCGGCCAGACGTAAGGGTCGCGCGGGTCCTCGCGCCAGCCGAAACGACCGTACCAGGCGGGCTCCTTGCGCAGGAGGTTCGCGCGGTGCGACGCGTGGAACGCGTCGTCGCCGAGCCATTCAGGTCTGCGGTATCGGCGGACGCGCGATAGCGGCATCGTGTTGCGATAGCCCCGCTTCATCCATTCGCGGATGCAGGCGTCCATGTAGGCGGTGAGCGCGGCTTCGCAACCCCGCCACATCTTCACCGCGGGGTGTTGCGCCCAGCCGAACGAGCGGCCCTTGAGCGTGCGGAGGATGGTGAGGGCCTCGACCCGCTGCTTGCCGAGCCGGCGTGGATCGAGCGCCGCGGCCGAAGCGGCGAAGTCGGGGTAGGGGAGGAAGGTCTGCATCGGGAGGCCCTTGGGTCGTCATCGCATTTGAAGCGGCGCCCGATCCCCGAACCGGCCGGGCATGGTCGCGGCGTCGCGATCACCCCCGCCCTCATTCAGCGCGTCGCTCGCGCCCACCGCGCGAAGCTTATGCTCCGCAGGCTCGACGCCGAGGGCCCGCAGGACGGCCGCCCGGTACGCGGCGCTGCGTTCGAAGGGCTCGAGGTGGCGGGCGCCCGGAACGCGCACGACCTCGGTACGCGAGGCGGGCGCCGCCAGGGCCACCGCTTCGCTAAGCGCGGGCGAAGTGATCTCGTCCTGCTCCGCGATCGCGACGAGCACGCGGCGCGCGGCCGCGCCCGCGATGTTGAAGTCCGCCTGGATCGCGCGCGAGGATTTCGGAAACGTCCGGTCGAAAACCTCCATGAGGCGCCTGTGCCGGCCGCCCCCGTACCACTCGTTGAACGAGGGAAACGGCGACTCGAGGACGAGTCCTTCGACCCTCTCGAGGCGAGGCGCGGCGTTCGCCGCGGCGAACGCGCCGATGCTCACGCCGACGACGTGCACGGGCAAACCGCCCGACCAGCGGCGCGCAACCTCGACGGCCGCGAGCACGTCCTCGTGGTAGTACGTCGCGGGTCCGCGACTTTCGCCGTACCCCGCGAGGTCGAAGGTGAGCGTGTCGAACCCGGCCGAGCGGAGGAAGTCCACCCAACCGGACTTGACGAACCAGTGCTTCCCGTACCGTCGGTGGGGGTGGACGAGCACGACCGCTCCGCGCGGCTTCTCCGCGGGGAACCAGATTCCCGCAAGGCGCGCGCCCGTGTTGCCCTCGAACCTCAGGCGTTCGTGGGGCAGGTATTCGGGTATGGGCCAGGCGCGGCCCTTCACATGGCCCGCGAAGAACGTCTTCACGAGGCGGCCGACGATCAGGCGCTCCGTGCGGGAGATCGCTTCCGTGGACACAGCGGGTAACCCTCGGAAAGGCTATGCGCAGGGGGAAGCATAAGGAGGCGCGAAGTCGAGGGACACGTCATGCCCACCAAGAAAGCCGCTGTGGCTGGACACAGCGCCCCCGTTCGGCCAGGGACCCAGCCCCGCGCCTCGTCCAGATCTTCATCCTCCGAAGCCGCTCGCGAGGCGCGCGCCTCCGCGGGCCGCCGAGGCCGCGCCGGGTCCGGGTTTCCCAAGGAGGTCCTCGTCGACCGCCCGGCCCTCACCGACGACCTCCTCGCGGAACACCGCGCGTGCATCACCTCCGGGAGCAAGTTCGGCACGAGCGTCGTGAAATGGCTTGCGACGAAGTCCCCGGAGCAGCAGGCCGCCTGGATCAAGGCCTCCGTCGCGGCGGGAGGCGTCGCGTTCCAGCCGTGGTCCACCGAGATCCTCTTCGTCCTCGCGCTTTCGCAGCGCGCGCGCTTCACGGAGCTGCAGCGGCTCCTCGGCATCAGTTCCCGGACGCTCTCCGACAAGCTGCAGATGCTCGAAAAGGAAGGCCTCGTCGAGCGGGTCGTGTACGACGAGCGCCCCGTGCGCATCGAGTACGGCCTCACGAAGGTCGGCGCGCGCTTCGCGGCGCTTGCGACCCCGATCTACTGCATGCTCGTGCGGAACGCGGAAGAGGCGGGGCGCTGACCCGGCCGTCCCAACCTCATTCGTGCGCGTGGCCTGCGTGGTCGCCCGCGCCGTACCCGCGCAGTTCCCCGTACACGACGCGCTGATGTTTCGAGAGCATCGCGGCCTGCTCGAGGTGCGCGCGCAGGTGCACGTATCGCAGCTCGCCGTACGCGAGGCCCAGCGCCGCCATCTCTTCCGCAAGCCGGTTCTCGTCCATCTCGCCGTCCCGGAACATCGCCGCGATGCGCGCGTGCAGCGCGAGGATCTCCGCGCCCTTCGCCTGCGCATCCGCCTTCGTGCGGTTGCGGAGCTCCCACGTCCCGCGCCATTGGTCGTCGCTTAAGCCGAGACGGTCTCCCAGTTCAAGGACGTGGAGCGGGCCCGGATAGCCGTTCAGCTCGGCGGGCAGCGCGAGGGAGGCGCCCGCGCCCTCGCGAAGCGACTTCTCCTCCTCCGGCGTGAGCGCGAGACCCCGCGCGGCGAGGTGGGCGTACGGATTTGCGTCGCCCTCGCCCTGCGAAGCGCCGGGGGACTGTCCGGGAATCTCCCCAGGGGCGAGGCACCCTGCAAGGGCGCCGCTCAGGAGGAGGGTCGTCAAGAGACCGCAGAAGCGACGGGCGTGACGCATGAGCCCGCCAGGCCGCGCCCCTGTCATGATGCTTGCCGTGGCGACGTCGAGAGGAGGCTGGACGAGGCGGTCTTCCTGACGTGGCGCGGCTCGAGACCCTCCGTGATGCCGGTCCTCTCACCGCTTCGACCACTCGTCCGCGTTCGTGTCCATCTCGTGCTCCCACGGCACGCGGCAGGCTTCGCTCTCGCGCAGGTGCGCGATGAACCCGTCCCCGGGGTCGCCCACTTCCGCGCCACAATACGGACACTCGTAGCTCAAGCGTTCACCTGTCGACCCGAGGGCGCCAAGGGCGAGGCGCGATCGTTGCGGCGGCCCACGCTGACCCACACGCGCGCAAACGGCGGATCACGCTTTCGCAACGGTCGCTCCGGCACGGCGCTCGAAACCCGCGGCCCGAAATCAAACCACGCGGCGAGCGCCCCATCCGGCGGCCGCCGCGTCGCGACGCGGTCGTGGTTGCGCTTCCATACGCGATTCTGCATGAGAATCAGAGCGCCAGGCCGCGCAACCGCCGCGACCGCAGGCGCGTAGAGACGGATCCCGCGGCGGTCGAGGTTGTTCGCGAAGAGCGTGTCCACGATGACGTCGAACGCGCCGAAGGGCGTGTCCCCAAGAAGCGACGGCAGGTCGATCGCGTCGCCTTCGACGAAGCGCGCCCGCGTCCCCGGGAGCCGCGCCCGCCGCGCGCGGGCCCTGGCCGTCGCGACCGCGCGCGCGTCCCGGTCGACGCCCGTCACGCGGCAGCCGAAGCGCGCGAGGGCGAGCGCGTCCGTCCCGGTGCCGCACCCCACCTCCAGCACGCGGTCGCTTTCCCGGATGAGGCCCGCGGCGAGCGCGGTGGCGACGGCGGGCGAGAGGCCGGGGCGCGGCGCGTAGCTCACGCGGCGCGAAGGGCGCACCCCGGCGTGAGGCTTGCGGGGGTTGCGAGGGGGGGTTCCGCAGGCGTTGCCTTGCCCACGGCGGCCCGGAATCGGCGTCCCGCGGATCGGGTCCGCCCTTCCGGTTTCGCCTCCCCAATTGCGTCTTGATTTGTTTCGGCTCCCCCGCCTGCCCGCGCCCGCTTGGGCTCGCTGGGCTCGCCGTTTGCGACCGCCCCGCCCGCCTCCGGGCTCTCCCCGATCCGGGCCGGAGATTCTTGAGCGATGGGGTCGGGAAACGGGGCGAACGATCGGCGGCAAGGGGCGGGGAAGCGGAATCGCGAGGCGGAGAGAGGAATAAGGAGGAAGAAAAAAAGGCGTCTGGGAAACAGCCGACGAAGGTCTCCCGTGTCGGATTCTCCGCCGGCCTGGTCAGCTCATGGTTGGCTTGTTCCATCCGCGTGACCCGGGGACGGCTTGTACCGGGGGAAGAAACGGTCAGGGGTCTTGTCGAAGGCGCGCTTGCAGGCCGTGCTGCAGAAATGGATCGTGACCCCTTCATGGACGCTCGCGCCGTGCGCCTTCTCGGGGATGACCCAGTGGCCGCAGACGGGATCGTGCGTCGCGCCGGGCGTGTCGATGGTCGCGTGCGGGTCGTCCGAATCGTGGTGTCGGTGCATGCTGGTTCACCTGCGCGAGCGTTCATCGTATCGACGTGGCCGCCGCCGGCGGCAGCGCCGATGCGCTTCGCATCGCAAGGTCAAGAAGGGCCTCCCCCTTGTCGCCCTTCGCGGTTTCCAGATGAAAAGCTCGAGTCCGGCCATGCCGGCATCCAGCGGTCGCGAGTCCCCGGGCGCGGGCGCGCCCCCCTCGTCAACGCCGGTTCCGGACTTTCGCGCGGTCCCCCTTCAAGCCCCGACCCAGGGTCACGCCGCCTGTCGTTGCGCCCCGACGGGTCTCCGTCGCCGCGCGCTCGAGTTGCTCGAAGCGTTCGCGAAACGTTCCGAGGCAATGCCTGCAGCAGAAGACGTGGACGCGTTCGCCGAAGCGTCCCTTGACGGGGTCGCCGTGAATCGGGCCACGGCACTGGTGGCAAGGCACCTCGACGTTCTCCGGGATGTCCTCGAGCGGGGACCCTTCCTGGCTTTCGAGGACCTCGGTCGCGTCGTACGAGATGAGCCCCGGGAGCCGCGCGAGGTCCCTGTGGAGTTGCGCAAGCGTATGGGCTGGCGGGCGGAGGTGGAAATGAGCCACGATCTGGCCGCCGGGAAGGAGAAAGAGACTCGTGGCCCCCCGGAGGGACCTCACTTCCATGAATGCGGTTTCGACGGACGGCGGGTGGGTCCGGATCGACACGACGTAGCTCTGCGTGCCGAGAACGGCGTGGTCTACCTGGGCGCGATAGGAGCGCAAGAGGCCAATGTCCTCGAGCGCCTTCACGCGCGCGCTCACCGTCGGGTTCGTGCTTCCGACCTTCTCCGCGATCTCCCGGAAGCTCAGACGGGCGTCTTCGTGAAGGAGGCGCACGATCCTGATGTCAAGGGCATCGAGCCGCACACCAACTGCTAAGCGCAAAGGCTCAAGAGCTTTGCGGTTGGCACGCCGAACTCAGCCAAGCGCGGTGTCGAGGCGGCCGACCCGGTACGCGGGTCCGGCTCGGCCGCGCCTCGGACGCGCCACGTTTCAAGCCGGCGGAAGGCGCCCGGCATATTCGGCCGGGCGGGCGTCGAACCGCCGCTTGCATGCGGTGGAGCAGAAATGCACAAGGCGCCCATCAAAGGCGCTCGTTCCCGCCGCATCGGCCGGTGCGATCCGCATGCCGCAGACCGGATCGAGGACGTTCTCGGCATTCGCAGGCTCGTGGCGGATCTTGTCGAGGAATCCCATGGGAATCGAACATCCCATGGCATCGGATATACATCCCACCGTCGCTTAGCAATTGAGAACCGCGGGTGCAATCATCATCACCGGTCCTCCTTGAATCGGCGCGTGGGCGCCGCTGGAGTGGTATCGATGACGACGTATGTCTGCCCGATGGACCCGGAAGTGAGGAACGAAGGCCCCGGCGCCTGCCCGAAGTGTGGCATGGCCCTCGAACCCGAGGTGCCTATGACGCCGGCCGCCTCGACGATCTGGACGTGCCCGATGCACCCCGAGATCGTCCGGGATCAACCTGGCGCTTGCCCGAAATGTGGCATGGCGCTCGAGCCGAAGGAGATCGTCGAGGAGGAGCCCGCTGACCCCGAACTCAAGGACATGTCGCGGAGGTTTTGGGTGAGCGCCATCCTCTCCGCGCCGCTTCTCGTCGTCGCGATGGGCGAGATGCTCGGGTCGCGCATCATCATGGACGCAGTGCCCATGGAATCGATGCCCCTCGTCGGTTTCCTCCTCGCGCTTCCGGTCTGTACGTGGGCCGCATGGCCGTTCTACGTCCGGGCCGTGAACAGCATCCGCTACCGGAGCCTCAACATGTTCACGCTCATCGGACTCGGCGTCTCGGTCGCGTTCGTCTACAGCGTGGTTGCAACGTTCGCGCCGGACATCTTCCCCGCGAGCTTCCGCGACATGCACGGCACCGTCGCCGTGTACTACGAGGCCGCGGCCGTCATCACGACGCTCGTGCTTGCGGGCCAGGTCATGGAGCTCCGCGCGCGCAGCCGCACGGGCGCCGCGATCCGCGCGCTCCTGAAACTCGCCCCGAAGACCGCGCGCCGCGTCGCCGCCAACGGCACGGAAGAGGACGTTCCGCTCGAGGCGGTGCGCGTCGGGGACCTCCTGCGCGTTCGCCCAGGCGAGAAGGTGCCGGTCGATGGCGTCGTCGCGGAGGGCTCGTCGAGCGTGGACGAGAGCATGGTGACGGGCGAGCCCATCCCAGTCGAGAAGACGGAGGGCGACCGCGTGATCGGCGCCACGCTCAACGGCCGAGGAAGCCTCGTCGTGCGCGCGGAGCGCGTCGGCCGGGACTCGCTCCTCTCCCGCATCGTGCAGATGGTCGCCGAGGCCCAACGCAGCCGTGCTCCCATCCAGCGCATCGCGGACGAGGTCAGCGCGTGGTTCGTCCCGGCGGTCGTCGCCGTGGCGGTCGTCACGTTCATCGTCTGGGGCGTCTGGGGTCCTGAACCGGCCCTCGCCTTCGCGATCATCAACGCGGTCGCGGTTCTCATCATCGCGTGTCCGTGTGCCCTTGGCCTTGCAACGCCCATGAGCATCATGGTCGCCTCCGGCAAGGGCGCCCAGGCGGGCGTTCTCTTCAAGAATGCCGAAGCGATCGAGAACATGCGGAAAGTCGACACGCTCATCGTCGACAAGACGGGGACGCTCACCGAGGGCAAGCCCCGCCTCGCCACCGTTCGCGCCTTCGTCCCCTTCGGCGAGCGCGAAGTTCTCGGTTGGGCCGCCGGCGTCGAGCGCGGAAGCGAGCACCCGCTCGCGGCCGCCATCGTCGAGGGCGCGCTCGAGCGCGGGATCACGATCGAAAAATCGTCCCGCTTTGTATCGGTCACGGGGAAGGGTGTCGGGGCGGATGTCGCCGGCCGTGAAGTCGCGCTCGGCAACCGGAAGCTCATGGACGACCTCGAGGTGGACGTAGCGCCCGCGCTTGCGGAAGTCGACGCGATGCGACGCGAAGGCCAGACGGTGATGTTCGTCGCGGTCGATGGCGCGCTCGCCGGCCTCGTCAGCGTCTCGGACCGCATCAAGGCCTCGACGCCGGAAGCGATCCGGGCGCTCCACGCCGAAGGCCTCCGCATCGTGATGCTCACGGGAGACAACGCGACCACCGCCAACGCTGTCGCCCGGACCCTCGACATCGACGAGGTCATCGCGGACGTGCTACCCACCGACAAGGCGGACGTCGTGAAGCGGCTGCAGAAAGAGGGCCGTTTCGTCGCGATGGCCGGCGACGGCGTCAACGACGCCCCCGCCCTCGCGCAGGCCCAGGTCGGCGTCGCCATGGGGACCGGAACGGATGTCGCAATGGAATCCGCGGGCGTCACGCTCGTGAAGGGCGACCTGCGGGGCATCGTGCGGAGCCGCGTGCTGAGCCGCGCGACGATGAGGAACATCAAGCAGAACCTCTTCTTCGCGCTCGTCTACAACGCGCTCGGGGTTCCGATCGCGGCCGGCGTCCTCTACCCGTTCTTCGGGATCCTGCTTTCGCCCATCATCGCCGCGGCCGCGATGAGCCTGAGCAGCGTGAGCGTCATCGGGAACGCGCTGAGACTCCGTCGATTGGCGCTCTGAAGGGGCCCCGGGCAAGGCCATCGTTGCGGGGCGTGAGGGTGTAGGGTCCTCGCGCCCCCCCCGGGCGAAGACATGGGCCGCGTCTTGCGGCCTAACGCCCCCACGCTGCGCCCGGAAGCCTGCAGATTCAGTTTTCACCGCCTTTATCTGATGGATATGCACGCTCCCGTTGGCATCCTCGACTCCGTCCGGCACCCCCGCCTGCCCGCGCCCGCTTGCGGCTCGCTGGGCTCGCCGCCAGCGACCGCCCGGCCCGCCTCCCGGCTGCCCCCTTCCCAGCGCAAGATAGCCGGCATGTCATCGCAATTCAGAGAGGCGGCCGAAGCCCCGTCCGGGCTCGCGTCTCGATCTCGTCCTATTTCGCCACCCTCGCAGCCTCGTCCTCCGCCTCGTGCTTCAGCCGCAACGCCTCGTGCGCGGGAATGCCCATGCCGGCCGCGGCGTGCGCGAGCGCGAGCTCCTCGTCGCGGCTCAGCACGCCATCGCGCAAAACCCTCCTGAGGAGAATCCGATACCGCTCGTGAGCATCGGGGGCGCCCGGGTGCTCGGTCTTGATCGGGACGGCCCGCTCCGCGAGGCGTTCGGCGGCGCGCTGCAGGGGCGCGAGCGCAAAGACGAGCGTCCCCGCCGCCGCGATGCCGACGTAGGCGCTCCCGAGCGTTTCACCGAAATACTCCTGCGCCAGCTCGCTCGCGATGAAAAAGACCGCGATGAACGCCGCGGCGACCGTGCTCTTGCTGATCGTCCACCGGATCTTCAAGTCCAAGTCGAGGAACTTGCCGCGGAGGAGCGCGACCGTGATGAGGACCGCGCTCACGCCATGCCAAAACCCGCGAATCGCGTTCAACGTCGCGCCGGGCTGAGGGTCGACGAGCGGCAGGGCGGCGAGCGCCACAACGAAAGGCACCGCAGGAAGCGCTGCGTGTGTTCGGAGCGTCCGCTTCACGCTCGGCTCGGCCCGGGTCGCGAGGCGAAGGACCCATGCGACGAGGACGGCGTAGAGCGTGAGCCTCAGCGCCGTGTACACAAGGACGAGTTCGCTCTGGCTCGAATCGTACGTCCCCGCAATGAGGCGGAGGATTCGCACCGAATCCTGGCCCACGGAGACGAGCGCCACCGCCATCGCGACGAGCACGACGGACGTCGCGCTCGAGCGCACCTTCCCGGAGGCGTACGCCCACACGAGGAAGAGCGGCACGATCGCGTACGCGTTGTACATGGCCGCGTCGAGGATCCCGAGCGGCGAATCCTGAAGGTAAAGCGAGGGGTCCGAGGCGTACGCAAGGCCGAGAAGACCGATCGCCGCGAGGAACGGCGTCAACGTCCACGGGGCCGGCGGGAGCCACCGCGCACGAAGCGGGTAGACCGACGCGAAAGCGACGAGCGCAATCTCGTCCGCGAGGCCGAAGTACGGCGCCACCCGCGCCCAGTATGTCCCGCCCTCGGGCCAGGGCACCGGCGCGACCGCATGCAGGATGCCGAGGAGGCGGATCACGCCGAGCGTCACGAGGAAGAGCGCGAAGGCACGGAAGTGCGTGACGAGGAAGCCGTACCTCAAGAGGAGCGCGGCGAGGGCCAGGAGCAGGACGCCTGCGAGCAACTCCGGGACATGGTAGAGTGTGAACGCCATCGTGCCTGCCCCCTGCGGGCGCGCCTCGCCGCCCGCGGTCCCGCTCTCGAAGCCGGCCGGAAGATCATAAAACCGCGGTCCCCCAGCGTCTCGTCCTTTTTCGCCCCTGCCAACGGGGGAAGCCCCCGATCGTTTCCTCCACGTTTATCGTGCGCGCGGCCATTGGCGTGCCCGGCGATGCGCGTACAGGAGGCCAGGGTATGACCGAATTCATGTGGAACGCGCTCGGCGTTCCGGACCTCGTCGCCGCGGGGGGCATGCTGGCCATCGCCGCGCTGCTGCTCTTCGTGAATCCGCGCGACGGACTCCATCGCGCGTTCGCGCTGCTGCTTCTTCTCCTCGGGATCAGCGGGGTCCTGTATTTCATCCGGATCGGCTACGCCCAAACGGACCCGTCCACGAGCGAAATGATCCGGGCCATCGAGGATTACTACGACCTCGCCACGCCCTTCGCGGTCGTCTACTTCGCGATCCGCTTTCTCGGGGGCGGCGCGCGGCAACCCTGGGCGCGCCTCGCGTCCTGGCTCCTCCTCGGCGGAGTCACGATGGTCCTCCTGGCGTTCATGAACGATCACGCGCTGGTCTCGTCGCGGACCGAAGCGGGACGCATCGTCGGCCCGCTTTGGCTCCTCGCCACGCCGACGCGACTCGTCCTCTTTGCCGGCGTCGCTCTTCTTTTCGCGATGCAAGCGGCTCGCGCATCCTCCCGGGGGCGGGCGACGGGCCTGCATCTTGCGAGCCTCGCCTTCGCGTCGGTCGCCACCTTCTGGGCGTCGATCAACCTCGTCATGTTCGGAGCCGGGTTGAGCGTGCTTGGGGCCCGCGGTTCCCCGGAGGTCCTGGCGGCGACGAATGCCCTCTTCATTCTCCTCTCCGCGCTGCTTGCGGGCATCGTCATCGTGGTCGCGCGCACAGCCCGACAGCGCGCGGAGGAACACGTGGGCCGGGAAGCCCGGCGGGTCCTGGGGGTTCTCGGGATCGCCGCCACGAGCGGGGTCGCAGCCGCCGCCCTCCGTCTGGCATCCCACCCGGCAGGGGCGCTTGTCACCTCCTTCATGGACGGAGTCTGGCTCATCGCGATCCCGGCGCTCGTGGGCTACGCCCTCCTCCGCCACCAACTCTTCGGGATCGACGTCAAGATCCGGTGGACCCTCAGCAAGACCACGATCGCCGCGGCCTTCATCGCGGTCTTCTTCATCGCGAGCGAAATCGCGCAGGAGTACCTCGGCGAAACGCTCGGGAGCGCCTACGTCGGCATCGCCGCCGCGGGCGCGCTCGTCTTTGCCCTTGCACCGCTGCAGCGGGTCGCCGAGCGGCTTGCGGAACGCGCGATCCCGGTGGCCGACGGACCTGCGCTGACGGCGCCCTCGTCCGGCGGCGCGGCGTCGGGATCGGAGCGCCTCTTCAGGGACGCCCTCCGCCTAGCGGTTCGCGGCGGACGCCTCACCCGCGAGGAGGAGGCGACGCTTCATCGCCTGGCGGAAGCGCTCCGCATCCGCCCCGGCCGCGCGCACGAGATGCTCGCGGACGCGGAACGCGAGCACCTGAAGCACTGAAAGGGACCCCGCGGAGGGTTCGCGCCTTCAGCCGCGGCCCGCCACCGGCTTCCCCCGTGTGTGCGCATCGCTCGGCGACCGCTCGCTTGGCTCGCTTTCGGGGCGCCCAGAAGCAGGTTCCGGCCTACAGCGCTCTACAGCGCTCTTCGAGTTCCTATCAGAACTCGACGCCGGCGCTCGCGTCCTTCTTCTGCTTCTTCGCTGCGCCGAATCGCCTTCGGCGACCGCTCGCTTCGCTCGCTTTCGGGGCGCTCAGAAGCAGGTTCCGGCCTACAGCGCTCTTCGAGTTCCTATCGGAACTCGACACCGGCGCTGTAGTCCTTCTTCTGCTTCTTCGCCAGGCCGCCCTCGAGCTCCTCCGCGATGCGGTTGTAGTACGACACCGTCGCGTCGTCGACCGAGGGGCGGACCATCGTGAGCGCCTTCTCGAAGTGCCGCATCTGGACGACCTCCGCGTTCATGTCCTCGCGCAGCGCGAGCACGCCGGCTTCGCGGCAGAGCGACTGGATGTCCGCGCCGACGTAGCCCTTCGTCTTCTCCGCGAGCTCGTCGAGGTTGACGTCCTTGAGCGGCATGTTCGCCGTGTGGATCTCGAGCACCTTGCGCCGGGCCTTCGTCTCCGGCGGCGGCGCCTGCAGGAGGCGGTCGAAGCGGCCCGCGCGCAGGAGCGCCGGGTCGATGATGTCGGGACGGTTCGTCGCGCCGATCACGACCACGCCCTCCAGGACCTCCATGCCGTCGATCGACGTGAGGAGCTGGTTCACCATGCGCTCCGTCACGTGCGAGTCGCCCGTGCCGAGGCTGCGGCGCGGCGCGATCGCGTCGATCTCGTCCAGGAACACGATCGACGGGGCGGCCTGCTTCGCCTTCTTGAAGATCTCGCGGACGGCTTTCTCCGACTCGCCGACCCACTTCGAGAGGACCTCGGGGCCCTTGACGGAGATGAAGTTGGCCTGCGACTCGTTCGCGACGGCCTTGGCGAGGAGCGTCTTGCCCGTGCCCGGAGGGCCGTAGAGCAGGATGCCGCGCGGGGGCTTGATGCCCATGCGCTTGAAGACCTCGGGGTACTTGAGCGGCCACTCGACCGCCTCGCGGAGCTCCTGCTTGAGCTGCTCGAGGCCGCCGACGTCCTCCCAGGTGACGCGCGGGATCTCGATGAGGACCTCGCGGAGCGCGGAGGGCTCGACCTCGCGGTGCGCCTCGCGGAAGTCGTCCATCGTGACGACCATCTTCTCGAGGATCTCGGTCGGGATGGGCTGGTCGAGGTCGATCTCCGGCAGGTAGCGCCGGAGCGCCTTCATCGCGCCCTCCTTCGCGAGCGCCGCGAGGTCGGCGCCGACGAAGCCGTGCGTGTTGTTCGCG encodes the following:
- a CDS encoding MSMEG_6728 family protein — protein: MQTFLPYPDFAASAAALDPRRLGKQRVEALTILRTLKGRSFGWAQHPAVKMWRGCEAALTAYMDACIREWMKRGYRNTMPLSRVRRYRRPEWLGDDAFHASHRANLLRKEPAWYGRFGWREDPRDPYVWPRAVDAEAMA
- a CDS encoding alpha/beta fold hydrolase, yielding MSTEAISRTERLIVGRLVKTFFAGHVKGRAWPIPEYLPHERLRFEGNTGARLAGIWFPAEKPRGAVVLVHPHRRYGKHWFVKSGWVDFLRSAGFDTLTFDLAGYGESRGPATYYHEDVLAAVEVARRWSGGLPVHVVGVSIGAFAAANAAPRLERVEGLVLESPFPSFNEWYGGGRHRRLMEVFDRTFPKSSRAIQADFNIAGAAARRVLVAIAEQDEITSPALSEAVALAAPASRTEVVRVPGARHLEPFERSAAYRAAVLRALGVEPAEHKLRAVGASDALNEGGGDRDAATMPGRFGDRAPLQMR
- a CDS encoding helix-turn-helix domain-containing protein, giving the protein MPTKKAAVAGHSAPVRPGTQPRASSRSSSSEAAREARASAGRRGRAGSGFPKEVLVDRPALTDDLLAEHRACITSGSKFGTSVVKWLATKSPEQQAAWIKASVAAGGVAFQPWSTEILFVLALSQRARFTELQRLLGISSRTLSDKLQMLEKEGLVERVVYDERPVRIEYGLTKVGARFAALATPIYCMLVRNAEEAGR
- a CDS encoding class I SAM-dependent methyltransferase; its protein translation is MSYAPRPGLSPAVATALAAGLIRESDRVLEVGCGTGTDALALARFGCRVTGVDRDARAVATARARARRARLPGTRARFVEGDAIDLPSLLGDTPFGAFDVIVDTLFANNLDRRGIRLYAPAVAAVARPGALILMQNRVWKRNHDRVATRRPPDGALAAWFDFGPRVSSAVPERPLRKRDPPFARVWVSVGRRNDRASPLAPSGRQVNA
- a CDS encoding YHS domain-containing protein — its product is MHRHHDSDDPHATIDTPGATHDPVCGHWVIPEKAHGASVHEGVTIHFCSTACKRAFDKTPDRFFPRYKPSPGHADGTSQP
- a CDS encoding AsnC family transcriptional regulator, giving the protein MRLDALDIRIVRLLHEDARLSFREIAEKVGSTNPTVSARVKALEDIGLLRSYRAQVDHAVLGTQSYVVSIRTHPPSVETAFMEVRSLRGATSLFLLPGGQIVAHFHLRPPAHTLAQLHRDLARLPGLISYDATEVLESQEGSPLEDIPENVEVPCHQCRGPIHGDPVKGRFGERVHVFCCRHCLGTFRERFEQLERAATETRRGATTGGVTLGRGLKGDRAKVRNRR
- a CDS encoding YHS domain-containing protein yields the protein MGFLDKIRHEPANAENVLDPVCGMRIAPADAAGTSAFDGRLVHFCSTACKRRFDARPAEYAGRLPPA
- a CDS encoding copper-translocating P-type ATPase, which gives rise to MTTYVCPMDPEVRNEGPGACPKCGMALEPEVPMTPAASTIWTCPMHPEIVRDQPGACPKCGMALEPKEIVEEEPADPELKDMSRRFWVSAILSAPLLVVAMGEMLGSRIIMDAVPMESMPLVGFLLALPVCTWAAWPFYVRAVNSIRYRSLNMFTLIGLGVSVAFVYSVVATFAPDIFPASFRDMHGTVAVYYEAAAVITTLVLAGQVMELRARSRTGAAIRALLKLAPKTARRVAANGTEEDVPLEAVRVGDLLRVRPGEKVPVDGVVAEGSSSVDESMVTGEPIPVEKTEGDRVIGATLNGRGSLVVRAERVGRDSLLSRIVQMVAEAQRSRAPIQRIADEVSAWFVPAVVAVAVVTFIVWGVWGPEPALAFAIINAVAVLIIACPCALGLATPMSIMVASGKGAQAGVLFKNAEAIENMRKVDTLIVDKTGTLTEGKPRLATVRAFVPFGEREVLGWAAGVERGSEHPLAAAIVEGALERGITIEKSSRFVSVTGKGVGADVAGREVALGNRKLMDDLEVDVAPALAEVDAMRREGQTVMFVAVDGALAGLVSVSDRIKASTPEAIRALHAEGLRIVMLTGDNATTANAVARTLDIDEVIADVLPTDKADVVKRLQKEGRFVAMAGDGVNDAPALAQAQVGVAMGTGTDVAMESAGVTLVKGDLRGIVRSRVLSRATMRNIKQNLFFALVYNALGVPIAAGVLYPFFGILLSPIIAAAAMSLSSVSVIGNALRLRRLAL
- a CDS encoding CDC48 family AAA ATPase, whose product is KRPVTKGDTVIVPGIALIGRALPFIVVDLGPQGIVQVTEATEVSIREEPVSEAELHAPRITYEDIGGLRDELTKVREMIELPLKHPELFERLGIEPPKGVLLFGPPGTGKTLIAKAVANESGANFYSIQGPEIMSKFYGESEARLREVFEEAEENAPSIIFVDEIDSIASKREETQGEVERRVVAQLLTLMDGLKARGKVIVIAATNRVDAVDPALRRPGRFDREIEIGVPSREGRKEILQIHTRSMPLTDDFDIDYLANNTHGFVGADLAALAKEGAMKALRRYLPEIDLDQPIPTEILEKMVVTMDDFREAHREVEPSALREVLIEIPRVTWEDVGGLEQLKQELREAVEWPLKYPEVFKRMGIKPPRGILLYGPPGTGKTLLAKAVANESQANFISVKGPEVLSKWVGESEKAVREIFKKAKQAAPSIVFLDEIDAIAPRRSLGTGDSHVTERMVNQLLTSIDGMEVLEGVVVIGATNRPDIIDPALLRAGRFDRLLQAPPPETKARRKVLEIHTANMPLKDVNLDELAEKTKGYVGADIQSLCREAGVLALREDMNAEVVQMRHFEKALTMVRPSVDDATVSYYNRIAEELEGGLAKKQKKDYSAGVEFR